A DNA window from Onthophagus taurus isolate NC chromosome 1, IU_Otau_3.0, whole genome shotgun sequence contains the following coding sequences:
- the LOC111418620 gene encoding adenosine 3'-phospho 5'-phosphosulfate transporter 2 has product MSVNVQINTDDRQLENNKIAILWFDITHYSQTTQFISCSVAVFFFYILYGYMQELIFTLEGFSPYGWFLTLVQFGFYTIFGFLENIGSLSNRRIPIKTYLLLALLTLGTMGFSNASLGYLNYPTQVIFKCCKLIPVLIGSILIQGKRYGPLDFSAAIFMSVGLAWFILADSKVYPNFNSNGVLMISMALLCDAVIGNVQEKSMKKLKASSAEVVFYSYGIGFLYIFFIMCLTGELINGIQFFGKHPMETYGYGFIFSITGYLGIQVVLTLVKTSGAFAAVTVTTCRKAVTMILSFLFFSRPFTFQYVWSGLLVVLGIYINLYSKKNPMSLSDIDNKLMLLIRYFKMKFCTKRYTGQYLANI; this is encoded by the exons ATGTCTGTAAATGTACAAATAAATACTGATGATCGACaattggaaaataataaaattgctaTACTTTGGTTTGATATTACCCATTATTCGCAGACAACACAATTCATATCTTGTTCAGTAgcagtgtttttcttttatatccttTATGGATACATGCAGGAATTGATCTTTACATTGGAAGGATTTTCTCCATACGGATGGTTTTTAACATTAGTACAATTCGGTTTTTACACCATTTTTGGGTTCCTAGAAAATATAGGGAGTCTTTCAAATAGGAg aatcccaataaaaacttatttactATTAGCCTTATTAACATTAGGCACAATGGGATTTTCAAATGCTTCATTAGGCTATTTAAATTATCCCACGCAAGTGATATTTAAATGTTGTAAATTAATTCCAGTATTAATTGGAAGTATTTTAATTCAAGGAAAACGTTACGGACCTTTAGATTTTAGTGCTGCAATTTTTATGTCTGTTGGATTAGCTTGGTTTATTTTAG CTGATTCGAAAGTGTATCCAAATTTTAACTCAAATGGTGTTCTTATGATTTCAATGGCTTTACTTTGTGATGCAGTTATTGGTAATGTTCAAGAAAAATCAATGAAGAAGTTAAAAGCATCTTCTGCAGAGGTTGTTTTTTATTCGTATGGGATAggatttttgtatatattttttataatgtgTTTAACTGGGGAATTAATAAATGGGATTCAATTTTTTGGGAag CATCCAATGGAAACTTATGGTTATGGATtcattttctcaataactggTTATTTAGGAATTCAAGTTGTTTTGACACTTGTAAAAACTAGCGGGGCTTTTGCTGCAGTTACAGTCACAACTTGCAGAAAAGCTGTCACCatgattttatcatttttattctttagtAGACCTTTTACATTCCA gTATGTATGGTCTGGATTACTTGTTGTGCTaggaatttatataaatttatacagCAAGAAAAACCCAATGTCTTTATCGGATattgacaataaattaatgttactTATAAGGTATTTtaagatgaaattttgtacTAAACGTTATACAGGACAGTATTTAgctaatatttaa